A window of the Odocoileus virginianus isolate 20LAN1187 ecotype Illinois chromosome 20, Ovbor_1.2, whole genome shotgun sequence genome harbors these coding sequences:
- the APOC2 gene encoding apolipoprotein C-II isoform X2 has product MGTRYFLVGFLILLVLRFGAQGAHVPQQDEASSPALLTQVQESLLGYWDTAKAAAHKLYKKTYLPIVDEKIRDIYSKSTAAVTTYAGIITDQVFSMLSGED; this is encoded by the exons ATGGGCACGAGATACTTCCTGGTCGGGTTTCTCATCCTCCTGGTGTTGAGGTTCG GGGCCCAAGGGGCCCATGTTCCCCAGCAAGACGAGgcctccagccctgccctgctcacCCAGGTGCAGGAGTCCCTCTTAGGTTACTGGGATACAGCCAAGGCAGCCGCCCACAAGCTGTACAAGAAGACATACCTGCCCATCGTGGATGAGAAAATCAG GGACATATATAGCAAAAGCACGGCCGCTGTGACCACCTATGCAGGGATTATCACTGACCAGGTCTTTTCTATGCTGTCAGGAGAAGATTGA